In Plasmodium cynomolgi strain B DNA, chromosome 6, whole genome shotgun sequence, the sequence GGCCATAAAAAAAGACCCTGTACTGTACACCCTTGTGGGGGGAGATAGgtatgcaaataaaaattgatgcGCGAAAAAATAACGCAGAGAAGTGGGGAGTGAACAGGGGGGAAGCCTTTTTcttgtccccctttttttgtgtgcagctgcggggaaaataaattgggGGTTCGTTCACCTTCACGTTGGTGTCACCACATTGATCTTTTTTGAAGCCCTTTCCATtggctgcctttttttttttggggtggGGACTCATCTCTTTTGCCCGTTTAAGTTTTATACCTTTGGCCAAACGCCTTCTCATTTCCggttatttttcccctctggGGGTAGGTGTTTTTCTAAAAGGGGCTATTCCTTTACGTAGTCACCTGCGTACGCGTGAGTGCATGGGTGAATGCATACGTGAGCACATACGTACCTACATATATGATTGCATGTACATGTTGACACGTATGCGTTCCCGTTGGCGTCTCCCCCGGTGGTTGCTTCAAATTATGTTCACCTGTGCTACATTCGATGGCACGAAGAAGTGATGTCCCAACTTATAACTGAGAAGAATGCCtgccctttttcttcctcatcttttcttttcaacCCCCCGGCTTAACTGTACTAATTTTTCGCGGCATAGgtatatgcacgtatgtgACTTAACGTCTAAGTGAGATGTCCGTGCGTGGTCGCCGCCTATACATTTGGATGCATCCAATTCGTTTGACACATTGGAAACGCTCCCTTGGTAGGGCTTCACTCGGGGACAGAGCAGCGCGTCGCGTCGCGCGAAGCAGCCCGTTGAGTGGTTCCACGTAGGTGTGAGTGTTTGTATGCGGGGGGTAACATGCAAAGAGGCAATCCTTACGCTTTAAAAGAGCCACGAAAAGGTCACCCCATTCACCGTTCGCAGAAATTTAATAGCTTTGAAAATTACATAGCGATAGAGGTACCTTTTCTTTGGTTAATTTGTGTCCGCGCAAGACGCCACTTGAATGGTGTAACTCCAAATCGCTTCGCCGAGACGACCATTTTGTTCTGATGAGGCATTACACAAAGGGAACAGAATGTACATTTTCTCGGCAGTCATTTTGATCCCCGTAGCAGTTACAAAAGTTTAAGCGAAAGAGGAATAAGGACAACCCATAAAACTGCACACTTCTCATTGTCAAAGACCCGCTACGTTATTTTGCCGAGTGGATAAGGCTGCTTAGCATCGCTCACCACCACGCTGAAATTACATGTGAACATCCCTTTCGCTATGCGGACAATTGGGAGTCAACTTTGGGTGTGTCCCTATTGTCATGTATGCAAATGTTTGGTTATTTACCAAATGGGGCAATTTTGACTTTGTTTTTCTCGCCGCGCCTGTTAGTTCGTATGGGttgttaaaagggggaaactgAGAGGGTCACAGAAGGAGGCATACATCCACATAagcgtgcatatatacatgtgtgcaggTTTGGGAAGGGTCAATCTGCCGCATGGTAAgtagctaattttttttttttttttttttaaatcgaaaaattacctgaacaggtaaaaaaaaaaaaaaaatttttttggctagttgTATGCACAGGaggtttcctttttatcaAACTGGAAGAAGTTTGCATCACGTTGCCATCTTCGGAAAAAATAAGCCCCAACGTGATAAATTATCGTTACGTGGCCCGCTTGCTCGCTTTCCCGTTTGGTCCCAATTAAGACATTCCTTGCTGTCACTGCTTACCCGTTTGCTGTTGTAGGGGGCACTGAATCCTCACGCACACCCTGCGGCGCTGCCTATTGGCCGTGCTCCCAACTCGATTCGCGAGTCAACCGATTAGGTATCACATCACAGGGAAAGTGCCAAGGTATATACTCCGTCACAGGCACATACACGAATGAATACTCACATACATCTGCGCGTGTgtgattttttcccccctttacTAACTCGCGCAGGAGCTTCTCCAAAACTGTTGTAAAAGATGTAGTGCGCGTGGCCGGCCCAGCAGAATCgcacctttttcttcccaatgCCCCCTGTTCTCCCCCTTTggctcttcccccctttggaataatgaaaaagggcCCCCTGTTCCTTCTGACATGCCTCTACTTCCTTTGCGCAAGCAACAAATGCAACGGGTTGAAAATAAACAGGGCGGCGAGAACTCCAAACGTGTTGTTCAGCATAGCGGGAAAAGGCGAAAGAAAGGCTAATGCGAGAGCCAATGCGAGAGCTAATGCCAAAGCTAACGCCAAAGCTAACGCCAAAGCTAACGCCAAAGGTAAGGCTAACCCTGACGAGAACAGCCGGGGGATAACAAACAAGCCAACCAATGATAACCATAAGAAGAAAGTGAACGAACAGGTAGGAAACAAATTCCTTCACCtggaacaaaacaaacgtGTATCCATCAACCCGCTGTTCAATTCCctatgcaaaaatgtgagcGTTAGTGAAGCCTGCCTGTACAATGTGcaagaattttttaacgAGGCAAATTACAACAATGGGAGGGTTGAGAACCTGGGGGACAAGAAACTCTTCTGTGGTGTCCTATACGGGACGTATGAGGATGACTCTATCGTAAAAATCGAAAACGTATTTTTTGCGTTGAACCGCCGAGAACAAATGTATGACGTGGATTACCTGCTAAATAGCGAAGACAGGAGGAAGGCTGACGCGCTGGCAAAGATGCTGAATTTGGAAGTGGTGGGGGTTCTTTATGCTTACCCCGACATCGGGGTAGACTTAAGTGTGTCCaataagaaaagaaaaaatttcgtaAAACTTAACAAGAAGATAAAAACGTTGAATGATGAGGAGAACGAGCTGTTCATCCCCATGGGGGGCAGGGAGGTTCTCCTCGCGCTCACAGTGATGAAGCACCGCGATGACGGCACGCGGAAGAATCTGCCATGTGAGGGCAACGCGGTGGCACAGCCCCGCAATGGAGTACCCCCCAATGGAGCACCCCGCAATGGAGTACCCCCCAACGGAGCAACCCCCAACGGAGTACCCCCGAACGGAGCAACCCCCAACGGAGCAACCCCCAATGGAGTACCCCCCGTGGAAGCGCAAAAACATCGTCCCAAAACCTGGCAAAACCGCACACccaggaaaaacaaaaaaaaaaacaaaaacccCAACGTAAAGCCATTCATCACGCTATCCGTCGGCATGGACAAAAACTCCAAGTCGATAGTCGTCGAGGCGTACGAAATAAATTACGACTTGCTGAAGCTGCTAAATAAGGACATCATCAAAGACatgcaaaaacaaaacagcatACTGCATTTCGAAgcaagcaaaaatgaaaaggaccaaaagataaaaaactTCAACGCCGAAGTTGACCTAATGAATGAATTATATTTGAAATGTAAAAGTGCCGTCCTCATTGAGAAAATCGAAGTGAAGCAAATTGATGTCCTCTTTTGTGTTAATAACATGCCCATAGTTTCCCATAAGAGCTTCTACAATACCTTCTTCCCCTACCCCAACAATAGCAACTACTACACCATTCTCCAAAGGTTTAACTACATGTCTAGATCGTTACATAATCAAAAGGACATGGTCAATATATTTCGcgattttaatttcctccttttcctcacgaacattttttcattcgagCGTGACATCCCTCCTATTTGTAAAGCCGTCAACGATTCGAAGAACTCTGTTGGCATTCCTGATCAATACGTAAGCATTTTGAGGAGCCTCTCCCAAAGTGCCAATGCGCCTCAGTAAAGTGGGGGGTCAAGCCGGTTGGCTCCTCTGAGGTGAGTTAActagagagaaaaaaaacataacatAAGAGAACAgaacataacataacataacgTAACATAACAGAACAGAGTGTCACTGCCCTACGGTAAGAGATCGAAATGGAACAGACCAAACCGTTgggtgtttcttttttttttttttgttgctttttagAGAAATATGCACCTCCCTTGTGTAACCATTTGCGTGGGCGACAAGGGATTCCCACCTGAACCGCCCATCATAGTGGTGGTAGTTTACGgcgcccccccttttttttttcctttttttacccttcaTATTTGAACCCCCTTACCCTGATATTGGTCTTTCCCTCATTTGGCTAATAATTCACCGGAAGGAGTGGAGACTCCACAATCGCTTCCTCCCAAACAACGGTTTCCACCTTTGAATCGTTCGTCGGTTGCTAGCgcgtttgcaaaaaaaaaaagacacagACGGGGAAGCGGCTTGAAGAGAGGCACAG encodes:
- a CDS encoding hypothetical protein (putative); translation: IAGKGERKANARANARANAKANAKANAKANAKGKANPDENSRGITNKPTNDNHKKKVNEQVGNKFLHLEQNKRVSINPLFNSLCKNVSVSEACLYNVQEFFNEANYNNGRVENLGDKKLFCGVLYGTYEDDSIVKIENVFFALNRREQMYDVDYLLNSEDRRKADALAKMLNLEVVGVLYAYPDIGVDLSVSNKKRKNFVKLNKKIKTLNDEENELFIPMGGREVLLALTVMKHRDDGTRKNLPCEGNAVAQPRNGVPPNGAPRNGVPPNGATPNGVPPNGATPNGATPNGVPPVEAQKHRPKTWQNRTPRKNKKKNKNPNVKPFITLSVGMDKNSKSIVVEAYEINYDLLKLLNKDIIKDMQKQNSILHFEASKNEKDQKIKNFNAEVDLMNELYLKCKSAVLIEKIEVKQIDVLFCVNNMPIVSHKSFYNTFFPYPNNSNYYTILQRFNYMSRSLHNQKDMVNIFRDFNFLLFLTNIFSFERDIPPICKAVNDSKNSVGIPDQYVSILRSLSQSANAPQ